One Perca flavescens isolate YP-PL-M2 chromosome 5, PFLA_1.0, whole genome shotgun sequence genomic window, GATTTTTGTTTACAATTGCAGTATTTCAGGCATGCATCAGCAAAGCCTGAACTCAGTGTGACCTCAGTGTTGACTGCCTGTAGAGCTTTAAAAAACACTGAGTCACTGCACATAACCTCTCCAGGGCTGGGCATCAATTCAGTTTCATCTGCACACAAGTAAACCAAAACCACTAAACCAAATTGATGCCCATTACCACTCAGTTACGCTCACAGTCTCTCTGGGTGAGGTTTACAGATATTGTTGGCTACTTTCTGAAAACGTCAGTGTCACTTTTAACAGAAACTgtattataggtttacaaataactttaaaatacaaatttcaTCCAACAGTGTCTGTGCATCTCCCCGACACAATCACTCAATTTAAATCCCCACCAGACTAACATACAGTACCTCTAACCATCAGTAGATTTAGCATTATGGCATAGCAGTTGATTATCCGAGGTTTTAGGGAAGAGAAGGGTAAGTGGAGGAGAGAAGTGAAAATAAGGTATGGATGATGATGTTGACGTTTAGACAAATTGATTATCAGTAATTAAATACCAGTTTTGAGTCTTGTGCAGTATCCCTTCAGCAGACTGTTGATAATTTTTGAAGAATTTATCTAAATTATAAACACgattgtttttaaagtttgtgtTTTCACAAATTCAGCTATAGGGTCCTTAAAATGGTgtccttttttaaaaacttgtGTCAATGACATGATTTAACAATAAGATTCATGTGTTACACTTAACTTTCTTCCCAAATACAGGCTGCCAATTTGAAGATAATACACTTTTTGAGGCTACAAGGCAGCAgcaagttagcttagcataaagactgtaaaCAAGAGGAAACCGCTAGCCTGGCTCAGTCCAACTTAATATAGCACCCCGTAAAACAGCAAAGACGTTTTAGAAATCGCTTTTTGTACGGCTTAAACTATAGAAAAATGTGATTCTTGTAATCTtaataataaaagaatgttaACAAGTAAATTAAAATCTTGCTACAAAAAAAACGGGAAAGAAATAGATAAACATTCTCATGAATCTCTCCGTTTTTGAAAAGTACAGTTCAATAGCTATACACTTGGGATATTCTGCTCTACAACTAATAAGCTTGTATCAAATGTCATCAAATTTTAGTACAAAGGTCCTCTTAAAAGGAAAACTTGTGAGGGTTTGCTACCAAAGGAAAACTGCAGAAGTCAAAACTGCAACTTTGGGAGTTGTGATTGGCTTTGGTGATTGAGAGCTACAGGTAAAGCGATGAAGTGGCTTCACTACCAATTACACCAATACCTTGCAGTGGGTGGAGCTTATTGGAATGCCCACATTTGATGCAACAAGCACTGTTAGCGCACTCATTACTTCAATGCAAAATCCGCTGTAAAGACAGATAagtgcagagacagagaaagatggagggagaggtAAATAAGTGGAAAACAAGTGTGGCAGGTGGGATCGGGGGAGTAGGAGGAGCCACACACCAAAACATGCCAGTATTGAGAGGGCAAAATGGAAGAGTGTTGGTGGAAATGAAACAGAGGATGAGACACCATGTTGATGGGGAGGGGGCAGGAGAGGGTTGGGACTGGAGGGGTCGCCATGTCTTCCTGCCTGGATCCAATGCTCCTGAAAAGAAACCGGGGAGAGGGGCTGCACACTGCTGCCTGGGGTTGTCGGATTTCAACTGAATTGTTTGATTGTCTTTTAATGCAGCGAAAAAGGATCTGAACTTTGCTGTCTCcgatgaaatacattttatcagAGCATCCTTGCAAACAACAAGAAGAAAAGAGATGAACAAAGATTGCCTGGCATAAATATGGctataaaaatgtgtaaaatctACAGAAATTATTCAAATGCGAGGCTTTTTGATTTGGACTAAAGTAATGTGTATTTCCAACCCGGTGCCCTTGGAGGCAGTGTGAGCTTCCTGTCCCCTGGATATGCCTGGAGAGGAGTTGAGAGGCCAGCTGGAGGGCCACTCAGTCATACCTTGCAGTGCGTGGTACTGACAGGGATTCCGATATTGGAAGCTAACACGACTGTGAGTGCAGAAGCCAGTTCAATAGTGAATCCACTGCGGAcaagggaggggagaggagggggaaaCAAAGAGACATCCTTCATTTTAATGTCTGGAATGCGCTGCTGATGGTAAGGTCCACATTAACAGTAATAACATAATAGAATTGTTCCTTAAACTatgatcaacacacacacacacaaaggaaatAAAATACACGGTAATCAAACTCTTatttctctctgacacacacacacacatcaggtcCTACATGTTGGTAGGCAACTCATAAGAGTGATACATGTGATCCACAGAGCATTATGGGAGTGTGTTAGTGCCTTGCGCTGACTAGGAGACACTTTGTCTTAAGCCATGTCCCGTTTCCAAAACACTATTGACACTTTGACACTAGACCAGTAGGCGCACTGGaaaagaaaacctttttttttttccttaatcTACCCCCTCCCCACCATcccaacacacaaaaacatttggaCATTAGCTCGGGATGGAAAACTACAGATTTTTGTAATAGCAAGAGATTTTGAAACTGAATAATTAGCCGGTGCTTCTTTCAGTGAAGTTAAGTAAGTACTCGGTTCAAGTCTGGTCAGCGACCTTTGTTTCATGTCATACTCATCTCTCTAATCATTTCCTGTCAGACCTTTACTCAATGCtagcaaaagcaaaaaaaacacaaaaaaaagtatgtcATCAAGTAAGTAATCCCTCATGTCTAAtttgtgtgggtctgtgtgcaCCTGTGATCAGCAACTGAGCTCTTAACTTTCCATTTttttgacaagtcaaaatgtcttctgtgaaaaatTCAGGAATGGCAGAGGAGAAAGTCTTTCTGAAGACAGGTCACATTTTGTCCACTGCAGATAAGTAGACGGCACTTACTCCACCTCTAACGGCAACTACAAACATTTGAGTAGCAAGCCAATTATACAAGTGTGCCACACAGGATGAGCTCATCACAAAGAGACTCGGTGAGGCCAGTTAGATCTGCAGCAGTCCGACCGATTGGTGGTTCATCAGGAGAGCTGTCCAGAATGATGAAAATCAATATTTCAACTTTAAAAACTTTTGATGGCTGTGatacactgcactgttcaagtcCACTGTGCCTGCTAAATTATATGCTCAGCCACAGACTATAGTTACACAAActacacccacacagacacactttccTGTCCTTACCCCAAACAACCTTCTGTCAGATTGATGCATGGAAACAGACATTGGAGGAAAGAGAGCTTTTAGAACTGTGAACCAGAGCAAATTTGTCTTTTCAgtcctggaaaaaaaaagactaagctGGTGATGGAAAGAGGGCgattaagaaagaaagaaaggaggcaCACAGCAAGAGAGAGGGGCCAAGGAGAAGGAGAAATGAAGAGGAAGAAATAATGAGAGTGAGAACAATTGCGGGACTTTggggagaagagagaaagatttAGAGGTGAGGCACCGataaaaaacaagacaaagatGCAGCGAGGAGACGAAAAAGGGAAGGAATGGAAGAAACAGAAGAAGCGAGGGAAAGGGGAAGAATAAGAGGGTAAACCACAAAATAGAGATTTACAGAAGAGAGTAGGGAGGAAAGGAATGGAAAAAAGAAGGACAGAGGGGAAAAAGAAAAGCGCAAGAGGAGTCAGGCTGGCGTCCCTCCCTGCGGTTGGAGAAGAGAGTCCAGGGTTCCCACTGTGGCTTTGCCCCTCCCTCACCCTTCCTGCTCCTTCCTGTTACCCTGTGTGATGTTTCTGCCAGGCaacagagtacacacacacacacacaaaaaacttgCACGAACAATTAGACCTTAatatgcgtgcatgcatgcgtgcacacatacagtaatctCACCACACAATGTCCTGCAGGCACAGAGCCTAGCTATCTTCAGCTGACACTATACACACCAACATTCTTGAGgtatgcacgcacacaggcacacacactcttcaGCTAATGCGTGGGAAGACAAGgggacaagagagagagagagagagagagagagagagagagagagagagagagagagagagagagagagagagagagagagagagagagatcgatCTCAAGGACAGAGGAGCAGCAGTAGTTATGGATGCGTGATGTCCGCTGCTGAGGTTGTTGCACAACGTTTGCCCTAGGCGCTGTGTTGTGGTCCGAaagactatttatttattcagaaaTTGTTATGTAATAGGTCAGAGGGCTGAagaaaaatattgtattatTCCTACTTCATTTGCTATGCAAAGGGCTATTACAGAGAAAATGATTACAGTAGATATCTACATAACCGTAAATAATTAGTTCTAGCAAAGTTACAGTTTGGGTAGGACGACTGTGtaattacagttacaaattTTAATTGAAAAGTTGTTCAGAGGTCAATGAAATATTTATCATCAAAATATTCTATAAATCTCTGGGATAACGAATGATCGATgatgaaaaaactgaaaatatccTTTCACTTTTGTATTGTACAGATGCAACAGACGGAAAAATCAAGTACAAGATTGTACTTGCAGGTTGCCTGTGTAGTTAAAATTCCTTTTGCCTGCAGCGGCAGCTCTGTATAGGAAGTAGAGAGTGGTTAAACAGTGCACACATGAGGCAAAAGCCCTTGATTAGTCAGACAAGTTTACTGTACCTGTAAACAGGGAGCGCTCGAGGCAACAGAGCAGCCGCTCTAAACGTGATTGCGCTGCCTTAGGTCCACGCATTATACTGCCAGCATAGTGTGGGATTTATGAATGTCAGTTGAATTGCAATTACTCGttcaataacatttaacagcCGTATTAAAAGACATTGTTTTTTGCATTCTAATACAGCTGTGTGCACATAAACACTAACCAATACTTACCAAGGATGCTGTTGCACCGGATGGACTTGTGTGTCAGCATACTGAGGCTTTTTGAAAACAAGTACGAACGTTCACCCCTGCCACAGTATTTCTCCCCCTTATCaaattctctctttctttctttctttctttctttcccatttcccatttaaatacagacagacacacacacccctccaccCACTCTCCCATGCGGTGGCTTTCTCACCTTGAGGGGGTGATGGGAGTCAGATCTTTCCCCATGGTCTGAATGACGCGGCGGCCCCACACCCACAGGCCGGCGCAGATGCCTACACCACCGTATAACAGCAGCCAGATGGGAGTGGCAGCATCCTGCATCACCCCACCCTGTTCGTAGATCATCCACAGCGCCACCAGGGGCCCAATGGCATTACTGCGAAGGTGAGAAAATAGATTACAAACTCAGGCAGCTCTTCTAGTATTTATGAGCGACTGAACatcacaaagacaaaaagatcTAGCAGAGTAAAGCGGAGATCTCTAGTTTTAGTTACAGAAACATTACTTGTACGTAATTTAATAGGGCAAAAAATTcagaaataacaaaatatatgatCGTGTGCTAGGGTAATTGACAATAATTTGACAACTGCATTGTCTATATGGGATCTTGTACGTTCTGTGAGCAGGAGGCAGTACCTGACATCGTTGCCTCCATGGGCGAAGGAGCCAAAGCAGGCGGTGAGGATCTGCAGGAAGTGGAAAAGTAGGAACACCTCAGGCTTATCCTTCTCCTCGTGCTCCTCCTCAGCCAAGTCGTCCAGAGGCACTGGAGCGGGAGCCCCTTCTTCGTCCACCCCCTCCAGCTCTGTGGCCAGCTTCATCTCCACCCCACCCTCCTCTGCTTCAATCTCAGCCTCCGCCACGGCGTTACAGTACGATGAGTAGCTATCGTAGCGTACCCTCTTCTTGGAGTAGGACACGCTGTTGCTCCTGCCGCCTCCCTCTCCGACCAGCTTTTCACTGTCATCGCGTGACTCTGTGCGAATGAGCGGCTGGACGGGCATGCCACATATAGCTGCTGTGTAGCAGGTGTAGCTGTTGTTGCGCCGCAGCAGGCGGTAGTTGTTGTCTGCCGGGCCGGCGTTGGAGCCGGAGCGATCGGTGTCATCCATGCGGCCCAGGTGGATTTTGTGAAGCAGGTCTTTATACAAACCTGAGTCCTTGTGCACTGTGTGGTACACCTGGCCATCGCTGCGCATGTGGCCATCGAAGCTGAAGCTGCCGTTAGAGATGGGTGACTTCAGGCAGCCGTTGGTCATCGAGTGGGTCCGGCCTGAAGGAGAGAAGATGAAGAAGTGGCATTAGAGGCACAATGTTTAGGAGTTAAGTAGTATTCAATAGTAGCACATTTCTTCTTTCCCAAAATATACAGAAACTGAAAAGGTATCTTAAGAGAGGAGACTATAGAGAagctgttttatttcttttgaaatTGGGCACTTTAAGCCCAAGAGGGATTCAGGGAGTTCAGTTAATTcaatttttttggttttgtttttaggCTGAAATGATatggaatatatttttttgtactgAAAAATGTAGGCTCTATCTTTTTTTACACATTGATGGATGAAGAATTATTGGATTTTGTGtgaaaagttttattttatggTTAGGTTGTTGTGTAGGTTTTATATTCATTGTAATTCATAATTCTTTCAACAAAAAATACCTACTTTTTGTTTATTCCTAATATCCTGACCTCTCAAAATCACAACAATGCAGCAACAGAACAACGGTTACCCTCCTCGTCCACACAGATTACACAATGAACAGTTTCCATTCATTCGCTTTGTTCTTCATGAACAGATATAGTTATCTACTGGCACAAAAATAATCTTCCAGTTTTACCGTACGCCCTGCCATTTGGCAGGACATTGCCTCCATTAGCCATGTTGGTGAGTTCTCCACTGGAGTCGCGGGTACTCCGTTCACTGTTGCCCCCGGTGAGCGGCAACACAGCCTCATCTGTGCCCTTAGCTCCTGGTAGCTCCTTAAAGACGGggctctcctcctcttcttcaggtATCTTGTCCAGACTCTCATCAGAGATCCTGGACAGCGCCTGCTCCTTCTTCAGACGACCTGGAGGAAATCAAGTGATGGAGGGTTTAGTTAAGAGAGCATCCTAGAAAGACAGAATATCACAATAACAAAGAGTTTACACGGCCTTGTATAGTAATTACAACTGTATTTACATACCAGGCCTACATTCTGATATGTCTGAGTGATCATTTACAGTACGATagtgaaacataaaaaaatccaATCCTACTAGAAAAGACTGAGGTTTTACAGAGAAGTCTGGATTGTTTTCAGTTAGGGCAAGCTGATAAAATCAGTTCAAGAGTTTTACAAGTTAATCAATAATTTTGCACACAGATAACATCTTTTTCCAATATAATTTTTCCatgcatgtttttgttgatAGTGTATTGTTACTCTGCACTAATATCAACaataatcaattaaaaaaaaactggttcCAGGACAGAAAGTGTGTAAAAAGTGAAAGACTGTAGCAACATTCCACAAACAAGTATAGCCATCAGCTAATCCAAACTAATCCCAGGGCTGACAAACCTGATGCCAACCCATAAACTCAGCCACCGCCTGAGTCACTTTGACGGATGCAGCAATATCCAGATTAGGATGGATAATATCACCTATAATCCTCACAGGCACGTTGAGCAACAGATCAAGTCGGCAGCACTCGTGTGCAGGGTCAAAGGAAAGTTCAAGAAAACAATCAATCATTCTATTTTAAGCCTCAACGTAGACGTTACTGCTTCAATAGAGACAGACTTGGAAGAGTTTGTCCCTTAGTCTGGATTGTGGCAATAAACAGAAGTTCTTATTTATCCTGCATGACATTAAGTTAAATTTAACAGATACTGCTATGTTTATGTAAACCATTCTCTCAGATATTCCAACTACTGCTCTTTCCACTGCTTGATTCAATATCTCATGTGTTTTAAAGAGTTGTCTGCTTTGCTGCAGGCTGATTTTCCCATTAGGGAAACAATTCCTGAACTTGATCTGAAAGCTTTCTACACTGCAGGCTATGATATTAACCCCGTGCATCTGGCCAAGTAGCGTCTAAGGAGAGCAACTGGAGCACTACACAGAGTTCACAGGGTTTCTTTGGTGGCTCTGGCAGAGGCCAATGAGAAAATACATCCGCTTGCATCCCTTGTTCTGGTGTCAGAGCACAGAGTGTCCAAGCGGAGGCTAAGGCTCTGTTGTTAGGCCCGGGTCATAGTGCTGGGCTTTCAGATGGCGTGAGAAAGactcaacacagagacacagagagacagagagagagagagagagagagagagagagagagagagagagagagagagagagagagagagagagatacctaCTTGCTATTTTCCTCCTCATCCAGGGACATACGATAAACCAGACCAGGGCTGCACAGATCAGCGACTCAGCTAAAGTGATGAGAAAGATGGCCCACACTGGTAGCATCTCTAACCCAAGCACTGCAATcaatgaacacacacaggaTTCAGAAAATAACATCTTGCAAGTAGTTTCAAAGTATAATAATGTTTTACTCTTGTCACACTTTCAAAAGGAATTTTGAGCAAGCAAACGACATTGGCACTATCACCCGTTAAGGCTGAGATGCTAATTTGATCGTACATTGGTGTCAGACTAAATAAACAGAGATAGTTTCTCTATTAGGAAGAACAGCCGTTTAGCACTTACATGGGGCTCCAGTGTACAAGATGGAGAATGTGTTGATCCCAATAGTGGTGGCATAGAAGAGGGGCAGCGCTCGCAGGCCGTTGGGGACAGAGTCATCCTATGTAGCAAACACACAGATGGATTTTTAGTGGAGTTTCTGATGATTATGATGAAGGAGCTTAAACATTTGCATAAGTGATAAGTCATTGTTCTTGTAGTTCAATTCCAAGGTGATATGATGGGATCACTGTTTTACATACTGAATGATTCCAAGCAAATTTGTAATTAAAAACCAAAATAATGAGTTACTGTTTAGGTTTTAGATGTATGAAGAGTTTTGTGTAATGCTGATGTAATGCAGAGGACCAACAATGTCATTATTTtacatgtgatttatttttgtacACTGGCCATATTTTCAGAGAGCTGATGTGATTAGttgtaaaattaattaaataattaattacctttatttttataattgttAATAGTTTCAGTGATTTTTCCATAAAAAAATGGAAACTACCTCTAAAAGTAGGCGTCTCAAAAGATGAGGATTTGGCATTTTGTCATATGATCTTAAAGTGAATCTCTTTGGGTTTTAGACTGATGTCACataaaacaaggaatttgaagAGGACGCTTTGGGCTCTTGGAAATGAAAactatttaacattttatagaaacaaataaatcagaaaaaaggcagattaatcaataatgaaaataatcattacttgCATCCCTATCATTACATTGTGATATTGATGTCgactacatacagtatctcacaaaagtgagtacacccctcacattttagtaaatatttcattatatcatttaatgggacaacactgaagaaattacactttgctacaatgtaaagtattaagtatacagcttgtataacagtgtaaatgtgctgtcccctcaaaataactcaacacacagggttttatgtcggttagcctaatagctggtttgatttgcattgagagatgatcttatggaaagtaccccatgccgatctctaggtatggtgaagggtatgtgatgatgtggggctattttaattccaaaggccaatggaactttatcaggatgcatagtatcctggatccatgaaataactggcctttaaaaataaaaatctgcctgcctctatgggaatttaacataggggt contains:
- the slc20a2 gene encoding sodium-dependent phosphate transporter 2 — encoded protein: MDLSPYLWMVILGFIIAFILAFSVGANDVANSFGTAVGSGVVTLKQACILASIFETLGSMLLGAKVGETIRKGIIDVNLYNETVPVLMAGEVSAMVGSAVWQLIASFLKLPISGTHCIVGATIGFSMVAIGTKGVQWMELVKIVSSWFISPLLSGLMSGFLFLLIRHFILRKDDSVPNGLRALPLFYATTIGINTFSILYTGAPLLGLEMLPVWAIFLITLAESLICAALVWFIVCPWMRRKIASRLKKEQALSRISDESLDKIPEEEEESPVFKELPGAKGTDEAVLPLTGGNSERSTRDSSGELTNMANGGNVLPNGRAYGRTHSMTNGCLKSPISNGSFSFDGHMRSDGQVYHTVHKDSGLYKDLLHKIHLGRMDDTDRSGSNAGPADNNYRLLRRNNSYTCYTAAICGMPVQPLIRTESRDDSEKLVGEGGGRSNSVSYSKKRVRYDSYSSYCNAVAEAEIEAEEGGVEMKLATELEGVDEEGAPAPVPLDDLAEEEHEEKDKPEVFLLFHFLQILTACFGSFAHGGNDVSNAIGPLVALWMIYEQGGVMQDAATPIWLLLYGGVGICAGLWVWGRRVIQTMGKDLTPITPSSGFTIELASALTVVLASNIGIPVSTTHCKVGSVVAVGWIRSQKAVDWHLFRNIFLAWFVTVPVAGLFSAAVMALFVYGILPYV